In one window of Pseudodesulfovibrio sediminis DNA:
- a CDS encoding protein kinase domain-containing protein, which yields MHIGRYAIRGLLGRGGMGAVYKAAMPVTGRIVALKVLDPAEIMEDIMGAAVLKEMFFKEATTMASISHVNVAGILDVGRGDDVTPPHFAMEYYCGNLGALMGETYEVEQPSRRLGVEASLHIAREMLAGLDRLHFEGIIHRDVKPFNVMLAEDEGGPGRVKLIDFGLSKLRGEQSQGHKGMVVGSPYYTAPEQEADPEAADARSDVFSVGVTLFRMLTGQLPDERADRQSICAIHADLDCTWDAFFDRALASEPDDRFQDCQSMIDAMDRLEAAWIERKDATCVMLDEPERHARDWVPRAEPIKVGLHAARAAFDLDVLWRPKEYGAGEFRKRGDGTVFDSATGLVWEQDGARYPLTWDRACAYVARFNRHAHGGRTDWRLPTVDELTTLFTGNTEPGEFCLESAFDPRKSRLWSADTKAFTAAWYADAEMGFVWWQDRTCRFFVRAVSGGM from the coding sequence ATGCATATAGGACGTTACGCAATACGTGGGCTGTTGGGCCGTGGCGGCATGGGGGCGGTCTACAAGGCGGCCATGCCTGTGACCGGGCGGATTGTGGCGCTCAAGGTTCTTGATCCTGCTGAAATAATGGAAGATATCATGGGGGCGGCCGTTCTGAAGGAGATGTTCTTCAAAGAGGCGACCACCATGGCTTCCATCAGTCATGTCAATGTGGCGGGTATCCTGGATGTGGGGCGTGGCGACGATGTCACACCGCCCCATTTTGCCATGGAGTATTATTGCGGCAATCTCGGTGCGCTCATGGGGGAGACCTATGAGGTCGAACAACCATCCCGGAGGCTTGGGGTGGAAGCCTCTCTGCACATCGCCCGCGAGATGCTGGCCGGGCTGGACCGGCTCCACTTTGAAGGGATCATTCATCGTGACGTCAAACCGTTCAACGTGATGCTCGCCGAGGACGAGGGCGGCCCGGGGCGGGTCAAACTTATTGATTTCGGCCTGAGCAAACTTCGTGGCGAGCAGAGCCAGGGGCACAAGGGAATGGTGGTGGGGTCGCCCTACTACACCGCACCGGAACAGGAGGCGGACCCCGAAGCGGCCGATGCCCGATCCGATGTCTTTTCCGTGGGTGTGACCCTCTTTCGCATGCTTACCGGTCAGCTCCCGGATGAGCGGGCGGATCGCCAGTCCATCTGCGCCATACATGCGGATCTCGATTGTACATGGGATGCCTTTTTTGACCGCGCGCTGGCCTCGGAACCGGACGACCGTTTTCAGGATTGCCAATCCATGATCGACGCAATGGACCGGCTGGAGGCGGCCTGGATTGAACGGAAGGACGCCACCTGTGTCATGCTCGACGAGCCGGAGCGCCACGCCCGGGACTGGGTGCCGCGTGCCGAGCCGATCAAGGTGGGGCTGCATGCAGCGCGTGCGGCCTTTGATCTTGATGTGCTCTGGCGGCCAAAGGAATATGGAGCGGGTGAGTTCAGAAAGCGCGGGGACGGCACGGTCTTTGACAGCGCGACAGGGCTTGTGTGGGAACAGGACGGCGCACGGTATCCGCTGACCTGGGACCGAGCCTGCGCCTATGTGGCGCGGTTCAACAGGCACGCGCATGGCGGCCGCACGGACTGGCGACTGCCCACGGTCGATGAACTGACCACCCTGTTTACCGGGAACACCGAGCCGGGCGAGTTCTGTCTGGAGTCGGCGTTCGACCCGCGCAAGTCACGTCTCTGGTCTGCGGATACCAAAGCCTTTACCGCTGCCTGGTATGCCGACGCCGAAATGGGATTTGTCTGGTGGCAGGACAGAACATGCCGGTTCTTTGTGCGGGCCGTGAGTGGTGGAATGTAG
- a CDS encoding DJ-1/PfpI family protein: MMAKIAIILTPHFADWEYALIAGTGRPFYGLDVQFFTPAPGELQSLGGLTVRVPQGLEAMNQWAPEVVVVIGGTLWESEDAPDIGEVLRAHHARGAVVAGICGGTLALARAGMLDAIPHTSNEAEYLTLNAQEYTGAEHFCPSATAVSTDRVITAPGVAPVSFTAAIFESIGLDQNTVLQFKNMLAAEHN, translated from the coding sequence ATGATGGCAAAGATAGCGATTATCCTTACCCCTCATTTCGCTGACTGGGAATACGCCCTCATTGCCGGGACGGGCCGCCCGTTCTACGGACTTGATGTACAATTTTTTACCCCTGCCCCCGGAGAACTCCAGTCGCTGGGCGGGCTCACCGTGCGGGTTCCACAGGGGCTGGAAGCGATGAATCAATGGGCACCGGAGGTGGTGGTTGTCATCGGAGGCACCCTATGGGAATCCGAAGATGCGCCCGACATTGGAGAAGTACTGCGAGCCCATCATGCGCGCGGTGCCGTTGTTGCGGGTATCTGCGGCGGCACACTCGCCCTTGCCCGAGCCGGGATGCTCGATGCAATACCGCACACATCCAATGAGGCCGAATATCTCACGTTGAACGCACAGGAATACACCGGGGCAGAGCATTTTTGCCCAAGCGCCACAGCGGTTTCGACCGATCGCGTGATCACCGCCCCCGGAGTCGCGCCCGTCTCATTCACAGCGGCCATTTTCGAAAGTATCGGACTGGACCAGAACACTGTGCTGCAATTCAAAAACATGTTGGCCGCAGAGCACAACTAA
- a CDS encoding chemotaxis protein CheD, whose amino-acid sequence MDNLIVVGISDMKISTDPDKILVTYSLGSCVGVTAYDPQAQVGGLIHCLLSRPGSVVLHEGESPYKFVSAGVPRMVKELLRAGADRDRLIFKAAGGADMRGDGAFDIGQKNIDELLELMDRSQVKLAASELGGVIPRTMFLHLDTGRVVIKTCGVSHDL is encoded by the coding sequence ATGGATAACCTTATCGTCGTCGGTATTTCCGACATGAAAATATCCACGGACCCCGACAAGATCCTGGTGACTTATTCCCTGGGGTCCTGTGTGGGGGTCACGGCGTATGACCCACAGGCCCAGGTGGGTGGGTTGATCCATTGCCTGTTGTCCAGACCCGGTTCGGTCGTGCTGCACGAAGGGGAAAGCCCCTACAAATTCGTGAGCGCAGGTGTGCCGCGGATGGTCAAGGAATTGCTCCGTGCGGGCGCGGACAGGGACAGGTTGATTTTCAAGGCTGCCGGGGGCGCGGATATGCGCGGTGACGGCGCCTTTGACATCGGCCAGAAGAATATTGACGAATTGCTGGAACTCATGGATCGAAGCCAGGTGAAATTGGCGGCCAGCGAATTGGGTGGCGTGATACCGAGGACCATGTTCCTGCATCTGGACACCGGACGAGTCGTGATCAAGACCTGCGGCGTGAGTCACGACCTGTAG
- a CDS encoding potassium channel protein has product MHTLPTMRDAIFGWCRNPFGKLTLLILGLLCMATFGYWFFEYYPVGDAKDIFGALWWAVVTLTTVGYGDMVPTTIGGKVMGLIVMICGIGLVSTLTGNLASMLVEHKARKRKGLLTVKLTNHVIIVGWNDFGPELVAALRDNGVLMNDKDTNLVLVNGLAADEREAVAFQLDLGDRLHFVWGTITQESVLLKARPDRAQVVYLLSQHTAQSAKDADHETLYAALALRELAPQVPLYGEVALPENRKHLLRAGVNEIIVHGQLTSVVLGLMGANPSMWTLLQELIGMRGNNHIKFKTLTSAEKPLLWGDLMTQFRADGRLPLALCKVSKQLSLEDVLDDGSALDQFILELFESSGQETNIGDTGPRVLTNPPDTEPLRDFDAVLFLNPREAR; this is encoded by the coding sequence TTGCATACTTTGCCAACCATGCGTGATGCCATTTTCGGATGGTGTCGCAATCCATTCGGGAAACTCACACTGCTCATTCTCGGCCTGCTCTGCATGGCCACATTCGGCTATTGGTTTTTCGAATATTACCCGGTCGGAGACGCAAAGGATATCTTTGGTGCGCTCTGGTGGGCGGTGGTCACCCTGACAACCGTGGGCTATGGCGACATGGTCCCGACCACCATCGGCGGGAAAGTCATGGGACTGATCGTCATGATCTGCGGCATCGGCCTGGTATCCACGTTGACAGGTAACCTGGCTTCCATGCTCGTGGAACACAAAGCCAGAAAGCGTAAGGGGTTACTCACGGTGAAACTGACAAACCATGTCATCATCGTCGGCTGGAACGATTTTGGCCCGGAACTGGTCGCGGCCCTGCGCGACAACGGCGTGCTCATGAACGACAAGGACACCAACCTTGTACTGGTCAACGGACTTGCCGCGGACGAACGCGAAGCCGTGGCCTTTCAACTGGACCTGGGCGACCGTCTCCACTTTGTCTGGGGTACCATCACTCAGGAGTCGGTGCTCCTCAAGGCTCGACCGGACCGCGCTCAGGTGGTCTACCTGCTCTCCCAGCACACAGCCCAATCCGCCAAGGACGCCGATCACGAGACCCTGTATGCTGCCCTGGCCTTGCGAGAACTCGCGCCGCAAGTCCCACTCTACGGCGAAGTGGCCCTCCCGGAAAACCGCAAGCACCTGCTTCGCGCCGGGGTCAATGAAATCATCGTCCACGGTCAACTGACCAGCGTGGTCCTCGGCCTCATGGGCGCGAATCCCTCCATGTGGACCCTGCTTCAGGAACTCATCGGCATGCGCGGCAACAACCATATCAAGTTCAAGACATTGACCTCGGCAGAAAAACCCCTGCTCTGGGGCGACCTCATGACCCAGTTTCGCGCAGACGGAAGGCTGCCTCTGGCGTTATGCAAGGTGTCCAAACAACTTTCACTGGAAGATGTGCTCGACGACGGCTCCGCACTGGATCAATTCATATTGGAGCTGTTCGAATCATCCGGCCAGGAAACGAATATCGGCGACACCGGCCCGCGCGTGCTGACCAATCCACCGGACACGGAACCGCTCCGCGACTTTGACGCGGTACTGTTCCTCAACCCCAGGGAGGCACGATGA
- the acs gene encoding acetate--CoA ligase → MSEEKKIESLQKEGQIFEPDASKQGQAWIQNMEAYDAANEKALNDPDGYWGDRAKELLTWFSDFDSVLEADYDKPEFKWFSGGKTNVSYNCLDRHLTDGRRNKAALIWQGEPEEDVKVYTYQMLHTEVCRFANVLKKKGVKRGDRVAIYMPMIPELAIAMLACTRLGALHSIVFAGFSSIALQSRIDDCQARVLITADAVLRAGKTIPLKGNADEALKDCPTIEQCIVVKRGGNEINMVEGRDSWWHEEVNAEDITSDCPFEEMEAEDPLFILYTSGSTGKPKGVLHTTAGYLLYAAHTTQCVFDVKDDDVYWCTADVGWITGHSYIVYGPLTLGATSVMFEGVPSYPRPDRFWQIVDKFKVNIFYTAPTVIRALMREGEEWVKNYDLSSLRVLGSVGEPINPEAWLWYHNNVGGGKLPIVDTWWQTETGGIMISALPYATPLKPGSATKALPGISAKIVRRDGSVADANEGGHLIVDKPWPGMLRNVWGNPDRYKSTYFAGFPGAYEAGDGARMDDDGYFWIMGRLDDVINVSGHRMGTAEVESALVAHPDVAEAAVVGMPHDVKGETIYAYVTLKSGVEPDDDLLKALKIWVRKEIGPIATPEFIQFADGLPKTRSGKIMRRVLRKIVEGSDEFGDTSTLADPGVVTDLVEGNKDLLS, encoded by the coding sequence ATGAGCGAAGAGAAGAAAATCGAAAGCCTGCAAAAGGAAGGGCAGATCTTTGAACCCGATGCTTCCAAGCAGGGCCAGGCCTGGATTCAGAATATGGAAGCGTATGACGCGGCCAACGAAAAGGCGCTGAATGATCCCGACGGATACTGGGGGGATCGGGCCAAGGAGCTGCTGACCTGGTTTTCCGATTTCGATTCCGTCCTTGAAGCCGACTATGACAAACCCGAGTTCAAGTGGTTTTCCGGCGGCAAGACCAACGTCTCTTACAACTGCCTGGATCGTCATCTGACCGATGGTCGTCGCAACAAGGCTGCACTCATCTGGCAGGGCGAACCCGAAGAGGACGTCAAGGTCTATACCTACCAGATGCTGCATACCGAAGTCTGCCGGTTCGCCAACGTGCTCAAGAAAAAGGGCGTCAAACGCGGTGATCGTGTGGCCATCTATATGCCCATGATCCCCGAGCTGGCCATCGCCATGCTGGCCTGCACCCGTTTGGGCGCACTGCACTCCATCGTCTTCGCCGGATTTTCCTCCATCGCGCTCCAGTCCCGCATCGACGATTGTCAGGCCCGGGTACTGATCACGGCCGATGCTGTCCTGCGCGCAGGCAAGACCATTCCGCTCAAGGGTAATGCTGACGAGGCGTTGAAAGACTGCCCGACCATCGAACAGTGTATCGTGGTCAAGCGCGGCGGCAATGAGATCAATATGGTCGAGGGCCGTGACTCCTGGTGGCACGAAGAAGTCAATGCCGAGGATATCACCTCCGATTGTCCGTTCGAGGAGATGGAAGCTGAAGATCCGTTGTTCATCCTGTATACCTCTGGCTCCACTGGCAAGCCCAAGGGCGTGCTGCACACCACCGCCGGGTACCTGCTGTATGCGGCGCACACTACACAGTGTGTCTTTGACGTGAAAGATGACGATGTCTACTGGTGTACTGCTGACGTCGGCTGGATCACCGGTCATTCATATATTGTATATGGGCCGCTGACGCTGGGTGCCACCTCGGTCATGTTCGAGGGCGTTCCGAGCTATCCCAGGCCAGACCGTTTCTGGCAGATCGTGGACAAGTTCAAGGTCAATATTTTCTACACCGCGCCCACGGTCATTCGCGCGCTCATGCGTGAAGGCGAGGAATGGGTCAAGAATTATGACCTTTCCTCACTGCGTGTGCTTGGTTCGGTGGGTGAGCCCATTAACCCCGAAGCGTGGCTGTGGTATCACAACAATGTCGGTGGCGGTAAGCTGCCCATCGTGGATACCTGGTGGCAGACCGAGACTGGCGGTATCATGATTTCCGCGCTGCCGTATGCCACTCCGCTCAAGCCCGGCTCCGCCACCAAGGCCTTGCCTGGTATTTCCGCCAAGATCGTGCGCCGTGACGGCAGTGTTGCCGATGCCAACGAGGGCGGACATCTGATCGTGGACAAGCCGTGGCCCGGTATGCTCCGCAATGTCTGGGGCAACCCTGATCGCTACAAATCCACGTATTTTGCCGGTTTCCCCGGCGCATACGAGGCCGGTGACGGTGCCCGCATGGACGATGACGGGTACTTCTGGATCATGGGGCGTCTGGATGATGTCATCAATGTGTCCGGTCACCGCATGGGCACTGCCGAGGTCGAATCCGCACTGGTTGCCCATCCCGACGTGGCAGAGGCCGCAGTTGTCGGCATGCCGCACGATGTGAAAGGTGAGACCATCTACGCCTATGTCACGCTGAAATCCGGCGTTGAGCCTGACGACGACCTGCTCAAGGCATTGAAGATCTGGGTGCGCAAGGAGATCGGCCCCATTGCCACGCCTGAGTTCATTCAGTTCGCCGATGGGCTGCCAAAGACCCGCTCCGGCAAGATCATGCGCCGTGTCTTGCGC
- a CDS encoding acetyltransferase — MNIVIIGSGGHARVVADILLAMDGMNPLGFVSGDGEAGTPGPLGLSILGDDGSLDSIEHDGVVVAIGDNALRQRLFEQLCAAGENLVAAVHPSAIIAADVVVGKGCMISAGSIVNTGSRIMDNTILNTGSVVDHDSNVGPHAHIAPNAALAGNVTVAEAALVGIGANVIPGRIIGKRAVVGAGAAVIRDIPEGAVAVGVPARVVSGS; from the coding sequence ATGAATATAGTGATTATCGGCAGCGGCGGGCACGCCCGTGTGGTGGCGGATATTCTGCTGGCCATGGACGGCATGAATCCGCTTGGTTTTGTCTCCGGCGACGGTGAAGCCGGTACTCCCGGCCCGTTAGGTCTGTCCATCCTCGGTGACGATGGAAGCCTGGATTCCATCGAGCACGACGGCGTGGTTGTGGCCATCGGGGACAACGCCCTGCGGCAGCGCCTCTTCGAGCAACTCTGCGCGGCAGGGGAGAATCTGGTCGCCGCCGTGCATCCTTCGGCCATCATCGCTGCTGACGTCGTGGTGGGCAAAGGGTGCATGATCAGTGCTGGCTCCATCGTGAACACCGGTAGCCGGATCATGGACAACACCATACTCAATACCGGCAGCGTCGTGGATCACGACAGCAATGTCGGTCCCCATGCGCACATTGCGCCGAACGCGGCCCTTGCCGGCAACGTCACGGTCGCTGAAGCTGCGCTTGTGGGCATTGGCGCCAATGTCATTCCCGGTAGAATCATTGGCAAACGTGCCGTGGTCGGTGCCGGGGCAGCCGTTATCAGGGACATACCGGAAGGGGCTGTTGCCGTGGGTGTCCCCGCCCGTGTTGTTTCCGGCTCCTGA
- a CDS encoding ACP S-malonyltransferase, whose protein sequence is MTKTGILFPGQGSQEKGMGKDIAEADSAALDLWKLAEKESGLPLREIYWDGEAADMADTRALQPALTVVNLTLWLTVKDKLSPAATAGHSLGEFASLGAAGALSLEDTVKAVTLRGKLMAESGGAGHGMAAVVKLKQDQVEAIVDTAASSSGKELKIANYNTPAQFVISGEQEALDAAEALVKEAKGRAIRLAVSGAFHSPLIQEAADEFSAFLGGLTWNAPAFPIHHNATAMPQPDPAQIMSTMQSQMTSSVLWIQTMQAMFATGIRNFVEVGPKGVLFKMLKANLGSMDEKWTGMNIGDLEQAKEL, encoded by the coding sequence ATGACCAAGACAGGTATACTTTTCCCCGGACAGGGATCACAGGAAAAAGGCATGGGCAAAGACATTGCCGAAGCCGATTCCGCCGCACTGGATCTGTGGAAGCTTGCCGAGAAGGAATCCGGCCTGCCCCTGCGCGAAATCTACTGGGACGGCGAGGCCGCGGACATGGCCGACACCCGCGCCCTCCAACCCGCCCTCACCGTGGTCAACCTGACCCTCTGGCTGACTGTGAAGGACAAACTTTCTCCGGCCGCAACCGCCGGGCACTCCCTGGGCGAATTCGCCTCTCTGGGCGCAGCCGGCGCACTCAGCCTGGAAGACACTGTCAAGGCTGTCACCCTGCGCGGCAAACTCATGGCCGAATCCGGCGGCGCGGGACACGGCATGGCCGCCGTGGTCAAGTTGAAGCAGGATCAGGTGGAAGCAATCGTGGACACCGCCGCGTCCTCCTCGGGCAAGGAACTCAAAATCGCCAACTACAACACCCCGGCGCAGTTCGTCATCAGTGGCGAGCAGGAAGCGCTGGACGCAGCCGAAGCGCTGGTCAAGGAAGCCAAGGGCCGCGCCATCCGACTGGCCGTCTCCGGCGCCTTTCACTCCCCGCTCATCCAGGAGGCCGCCGACGAGTTCAGCGCGTTTCTGGGCGGCCTGACATGGAACGCTCCGGCCTTCCCCATTCACCACAACGCCACCGCCATGCCGCAGCCCGACCCGGCACAGATCATGTCCACCATGCAGAGCCAGATGACCTCCAGCGTACTCTGGATTCAGACCATGCAGGCCATGTTCGCCACCGGCATCCGCAATTTCGTCGAAGTCGGCCCCAAGGGCGTGCTCTTCAAGATGCTCAAGGCCAACCTCGGGTCCATGGACGAAAAATGGACCGGGATGAACATCGGCGACCTGGAACAGGCCAAGGAACTCTAA
- a CDS encoding Crp/Fnr family transcriptional regulator produces the protein MKLGDVIFDDIPLFHGLPATAQDKIRDIFDIHPVDAGENLITEGEEGDEMFILVKGRVRITKSMLMPGMNLPILEVDNQRKVLATMDHANHPIFGEIALIDHETRSATILVLEPSFFLRTNRARFFELVEREPIIGNILLMALTKRMATTIRKSNRELIKLSTALALALSRYNKP, from the coding sequence ATGAAACTCGGTGATGTGATTTTTGACGATATTCCCCTGTTCCACGGTCTGCCCGCAACCGCCCAGGACAAGATCCGGGATATCTTTGACATCCACCCCGTAGACGCAGGGGAAAACCTGATCACCGAAGGGGAAGAGGGGGATGAAATGTTCATCCTCGTCAAAGGGCGTGTACGAATCACCAAATCCATGCTCATGCCGGGTATGAATCTTCCCATTCTGGAAGTGGACAACCAGCGCAAGGTCCTGGCCACCATGGACCACGCCAACCACCCCATCTTCGGCGAGATTGCACTCATAGACCACGAAACCCGGTCCGCCACCATTCTGGTCCTGGAGCCGTCCTTCTTTCTGAGAACCAATCGAGCCAGATTCTTTGAGCTGGTGGAACGTGAACCCATCATCGGCAACATCCTGCTCATGGCACTGACCAAACGCATGGCTACCACCATCCGCAAATCAAACCGGGAACTCATCAAGCTGTCCACAGCCCTGGCCCTGGCCCTCAGCCGGTACAACAAGCCATAG
- the aroE gene encoding shikimate dehydrogenase, whose protein sequence is MKSYGIIGWPLGHTMSPTLHNWGFEACGIDANYAAWPVSQDDLSSFMGQVRARPISGLSVTIPHKQAIMEHLDRISERATTVGAVNTLYWDEDQLCGENTDVIGIVAPLTNLDTLPATALVLGAGGAARAALAGFKELGIPGIAIANRTHAKAVALSEEFAVECVAWEDRMDQSWALLCNTTPLGMSGAMEDATPWDGDRFAPATIAYDIVYNPLETRFLREARAAGCTTISGLEMFLHQGLAQFRLWTGTDMDESGARTLLLNTLTA, encoded by the coding sequence ATGAAAAGCTACGGCATCATAGGCTGGCCACTGGGCCACACCATGAGTCCGACCCTGCACAACTGGGGGTTCGAAGCGTGTGGCATCGACGCGAATTATGCAGCATGGCCGGTCTCGCAGGACGACCTGTCCTCCTTTATGGGGCAGGTGCGCGCCCGGCCCATCTCCGGGCTTTCCGTGACCATCCCGCACAAGCAAGCCATCATGGAGCATCTGGACAGGATATCGGAACGCGCCACCACGGTCGGTGCGGTCAACACCCTGTACTGGGACGAGGACCAGCTGTGCGGCGAGAACACCGATGTCATCGGCATTGTCGCTCCGCTCACCAACCTGGACACCCTCCCGGCAACGGCACTGGTGCTCGGCGCAGGAGGCGCGGCACGGGCCGCCCTGGCCGGATTCAAGGAGCTGGGCATCCCCGGTATCGCCATTGCCAACCGGACCCATGCCAAGGCCGTGGCCCTGAGCGAAGAATTTGCCGTGGAATGCGTTGCGTGGGAAGACCGCATGGACCAGTCGTGGGCGCTGCTCTGCAACACGACCCCGCTGGGCATGTCCGGTGCCATGGAAGACGCCACCCCATGGGATGGCGACCGGTTCGCTCCGGCGACCATCGCCTATGACATCGTATACAATCCGCTGGAGACCCGTTTCCTGCGGGAGGCCCGTGCGGCCGGCTGCACAACCATCTCCGGGCTGGAGATGTTCCTACATCAGGGGCTGGCCCAGTTCCGGCTGTGGACCGGCACCGACATGGATGAATCCGGGGCACGCACACTGCTCCTCAATACGCTAACTGCATAA
- a CDS encoding peptidylprolyl isomerase, giving the protein MGRIIIMLSPKDAPKTVENFLRYVEDGYYNNTVFHRVIIEKKKTNDEKDTSMNIVQGGGYTFPLRLKPTRAPIVNEAGRSLQNKRGTISMARTDNPDSATSQFFFNVQDNPVLDQKSSGSQTGAALFSSTTKPGYCAFGKVIRGMDVVDKIQQVKTARSGRMEDVPATPIYIKKAYVAK; this is encoded by the coding sequence ATGGGACGCATCATCATTATGCTCTCCCCCAAGGACGCACCCAAGACCGTAGAGAATTTCCTCAGGTACGTTGAAGACGGCTATTACAACAACACCGTCTTTCACCGGGTTATCATTGAAAAAAAGAAGACCAACGATGAAAAGGATACGAGCATGAATATCGTTCAGGGCGGCGGGTACACTTTCCCCCTGCGCCTGAAGCCGACCAGGGCTCCCATTGTCAACGAAGCAGGGCGCTCCCTGCAGAACAAACGGGGCACCATCTCCATGGCCAGAACCGATAATCCCGACTCGGCAACCAGCCAGTTCTTCTTCAATGTGCAGGACAACCCCGTGCTGGACCAGAAGTCCTCCGGTTCACAGACCGGCGCGGCCCTCTTCTCCTCCACCACCAAGCCCGGATACTGCGCCTTTGGCAAGGTCATCCGCGGCATGGACGTGGTTGACAAGATCCAACAGGTCAAGACCGCCCGCTCCGGCCGTATGGAAGATGTGCCAGCCACGCCCATCTACATAAAGAAGGCATACGTGGCAAAATAA
- a CDS encoding SPOR domain-containing protein: MRKSISSAPPARRPASQQPAKPAPKPIIDEAPLTGDNEPLDTAAPDADEKPMADVGGDDLGDDLADDTMDSTETPVEEAAPVAKTDAVKEPGIATTPDELPDPAPIIDSTPVAEPAMKDQAKEAVTPPQTTPAQTAPAPVVTTPEAAAPVMVDPENEVVDLEDPVVLDNPVATTAGDYYVQVGAFSDVENATRILEQLRTDGYAGARMVKTETGLYRVQAGAFVNADEADTALETLKGAFPGSRVVKAE; this comes from the coding sequence ATGAGAAAATCCATTTCATCTGCGCCTCCGGCAAGACGTCCTGCGAGCCAGCAACCGGCAAAGCCCGCGCCGAAACCGATTATCGACGAAGCTCCTCTGACCGGCGACAACGAACCCTTGGATACCGCGGCACCGGATGCTGACGAAAAGCCCATGGCCGACGTGGGTGGTGATGATCTGGGCGACGACCTGGCTGACGACACGATGGACAGTACCGAGACCCCGGTTGAAGAAGCCGCTCCGGTCGCAAAAACCGACGCGGTCAAGGAACCGGGAATCGCCACCACCCCGGATGAGCTGCCCGACCCTGCGCCGATCATTGACTCTACCCCCGTGGCCGAACCGGCCATGAAGGACCAGGCCAAGGAGGCCGTGACACCGCCACAAACGACGCCTGCCCAAACAGCTCCTGCACCGGTTGTAACAACGCCCGAAGCCGCGGCTCCGGTCATGGTCGACCCGGAAAACGAAGTGGTGGACCTTGAAGATCCTGTGGTGCTGGATAATCCTGTTGCCACAACCGCAGGCGACTACTATGTGCAGGTGGGCGCATTTTCCGACGTTGAAAACGCCACCCGCATTCTGGAGCAGCTCCGCACGGACGGCTACGCAGGAGCCAGAATGGTCAAGACCGAAACCGGCCTCTACCGCGTACAGGCCGGTGCCTTTGTCAACGCCGACGAAGCAGATACCGCACTGGAAACCCTCAAGGGCGCGTTCCCCGGCAGCCGTGTCGTCAAAGCGGAATAA
- a CDS encoding HIT family protein has protein sequence MVPTDSECIFCKIVAGDIPCARVFESDTCLAFLDIAPVNAGHALVLPKGHYPTLMDIPVELGGDLFQVLSQVGKAIMEVTGADGLNLMQNNYEAAGQEVHHAHYHLIPRFADDGLRLWPQTGYDDPDEMGRLAAKIANLME, from the coding sequence ATGGTACCAACAGATTCCGAGTGCATATTTTGCAAAATCGTGGCCGGGGATATTCCCTGTGCCAGGGTTTTCGAGTCGGATACCTGTTTGGCTTTTTTGGACATCGCGCCTGTGAATGCGGGACACGCCCTGGTTTTGCCAAAAGGGCACTATCCCACACTCATGGACATCCCAGTGGAGTTGGGTGGCGATCTGTTTCAGGTCTTGTCCCAGGTGGGCAAGGCGATCATGGAAGTCACCGGAGCCGACGGATTAAACCTCATGCAGAATAATTATGAGGCCGCCGGTCAGGAAGTCCATCACGCGCATTACCATCTTATTCCTCGGTTTGCGGATGACGGACTGCGGCTCTGGCCTCAGACCGGATACGATGACCCTGATGAGATGGGGAGGCTCGCGGCCAAGATCGCGAACCTCATGGAGTAA
- a CDS encoding integration host factor subunit alpha, with the protein MSTLTKAGIVDYVYERTDKNRAEIKDLVETILEIMKTAVKKDHALLISGFGKFEAYDKRARKGRNPQTTQSITLPPRKVVVFRLSRKFRAELNPS; encoded by the coding sequence ATGAGCACCCTCACTAAAGCCGGAATCGTGGACTATGTCTACGAGCGCACCGACAAGAACCGCGCCGAAATCAAGGATCTGGTGGAAACCATTCTTGAAATCATGAAGACTGCTGTGAAGAAGGACCACGCACTTCTTATCTCGGGCTTCGGCAAATTCGAAGCATATGACAAGCGGGCACGCAAGGGACGCAATCCCCAGACGACACAGTCCATCACTCTGCCGCCGCGCAAAGTGGTTGTCTTCCGTCTTTCCCGCAAATTCCGTGCAGAACTGAACCCGTCCTAA